CACGCACTCGGCCTTTTTCGCGGTGCAGGGCATGATGGAGACGCTGTAGATGTCCTCAACAGGGATCCCCTGCGTTTCGGGCCAGTAGGTCTTCGCGAGGGCGCCGAACATTCCCTGCGGCGATTTCGCCGTCGAGAGATGCGGCAGGAGGTCGGGATATTTGATTTCGATGAAGTTGATCCAACCCGGCGAGCAGGATGTGATCATCGGCAGCACGCCGCCGTTGACGACGCGGTCAAGGAATTCGTGTCCCTCTTCCATGATCGTGAGGTCGGCGGAGAAGTCGGTGTCGAATACTTTGTCGAATCCGAGGCGGCGCAGAGCGGCGACCATTTTGCCGGTCACGATCTCACCGGCGGGCAGGCCGAGCGCTTCGCCGAGGGCGACGCGCGTCGCGGGAGCGGTCTGGACGATGGTGTATTTTTTCGGGTCGGCGAGGGCGGCGAAGACCTTCTCGGTGTCGTCGCGCTCACAGATGGCTGCCGTCGGGCAGACGGCGGCGCACTGTCCGCAGTATGTGCAGGCGACCTTGTCAAGTCCGTAGCCGAAGGCGGGCTCGACGATCGTTTTGAAGCCGCGGTTCACAAAGCCGTAGACGTCAAGGCCCTGACGCTCGTGGCAGGCTCTTATGCAGCGTCCGCAGAGAATGCACTTGTTGGGATCGCGGACAAGGCTCGGGTTGCTCTCGTCTTTCACGGCGGAGCGGGTCGCGCCCTTGTACGGGACCTCGCGGATGCCGAGGTCGGCGGCCGTCTGCTGAAGTTCGCAGTCCTGGTTCTTCTGACAGAAGAGGCAGTCCTGCGGGTGGTTCGCGAGAAGGAGCTCGACGACCGCTTTGCGGGTCTCGCGCACCTTCGGTGTGTTTGTATGAACGACCATGCCGTCCGCTACGGGGTAGACGCAGGCTGCGCCGAGTCCGCGGCCGCCGACGATCTCAACTACGCAGACGCGGCAGGCGCCCTCTTTGGAAAGCTCCGGGTGATAGCAGAGCTGAGGAATGCGGATTCCGGCTTTGGCAGCGGCTTCGATCACGGTAAAATCGGATGGCACCTCTACTGTTATGCCGTCTATTGTAACCTTAACAAGTTCCATATTCTTTTTACTCCCCTTCCATTAACCGAAATTAGCCGCGCACGATCGCTTTGAACGGGCACTTTGTCATACATACGCCGCACTTGATGCACTTGGCCGCGTCAATGACGTACTTCTGCTTCGGTTCGCCGCTGATCGCATCGACCGGGCAGTTCTTCGCGCAGAGGCCGCAGCCTTTGCAGGCGTCGGTGATCTTGTAGCTCAGCAGGTGGTGGCACTGGCCGGCAGGACATCTCTTCTCCTTGATATGCGCCTCGTATTCGTCCCTGAAGTAGCGCAGTGTGGAGAGGATGGGGTTCGGAGCCGTCTGGCCAAGGGCGCAGAGCGCTCCGGCTTTGACGGAGGCCGCCAGCTTCTCGAGCTTCTCGATGTCTCCCTCTTCGCCCTTGCCGTCCGTGATCTTTTCGAGCATTTCAAGCATGCGCTTCGTGCCCTCGCGGCAGGGCGTGCACTTGCCGCAGGATTCGGACTGGGTGAAGTTGAGGAAGAACTTCGCGACGTCGACCATGCAGGTCTCCTCGTCCATGACGACGAGTCCGCCCGAGCCCATCATCGCGCCGGCGGCGATGAGCGAATCATAGTCGATCGGAGTGTCAAGAAGTTGCTCGGGGATGCATCCGCCGGAGGGGCCGCCGATCTGGACGGCTTTGAATTTCTTGCCGCCAAGGATGCCGCCGCCGATCTCAAAGATGATCTCGCGCATCGTGATGCCCATCGGGACTTCGGCAAGACCGGTGTTGTTGATCTTGCCGGTGAGGGCGAAGACCTTCGTGCCCTTTGATTTTTCTGTCCCGAGCTTCGCGTATTCCTCCGCGCCCACGCGGAAGATGTAGGGGATGTTGGCGAATGTTTCAACGTTGTTTATGTTCGAAGGTTTCTCCCAGAGTCCCTTGATGGCGGGGAACGGCGGGCGGGGACGCGGCATGCCGCGCTTGCCTTCGATGGAGGCCATAAGGGCCGTCTCTTCGCCGCAGACGAACGCTCCGGCTCCCTCTTTGATGTGGATGGTGCAGCTGAAATCCGTGCCGAGGATCTTGTTTCCAAGAAGTCCGGCCTCTTCAGCCTGCGCTATGGCCTGCTTCAGGCGCTTGATCGCGAGCGGGTATTCGGCGCGGCAGTAGATATAGCCCTCGTCGGCTCCGATCGCGTAGGCGCCGATGATCATGCCCTCGAGTATCGCGTGGGGGTCGCCCTCAAGCAGCGAGCGGTCCATGAACGCGCCGGGGTCGCCCTCGTCGGCGTTGCAGATGATATATTTCTTCGGGCCCGGCGACTTCTGGCAGAAGCCCCACTTCATGCCTGTCGGGAACCCGCCGCCGCCGCGGCCGCGGAGTCCGGTCTTCTTCATCTCTTCGACGACCTGCTCCGGCGTCATCGTGAGAAGGACCTTCGCAAGTCCTTCGTAGCCGTCGGCTCCGATGTATTCCTCAAGCGAGTCGGGGTTGATGTGTCCGCAGTTCTTGAGGACTAGGCGGTGCTGCTTCTTGTAGAAGTCGATATCAGCATAGTCGGGAACGCTCTGCGACGTGAGGGGTTCTTTGAAGAGCAGGCGGTTCACGATACGTCCCTTGATGAGGTGTTCGCTGACTATTTCCGGAACGTCGGCCTCCTGCACGTGGGTGTAGAAGGTCCCCTCCGGGTAGATGATGACGAGGGGACCCTGCTCGCAGAATCCCTGACAGCCGGTCTCTACTATCTTTACTTCCTTATCAAGGCCGTTCGCCTTGAGTTCTTCTTCGAGTTTCGCAATTACCTTTCTTGAACCGGAGGAGACGCAGCCCGTTCCGGTGCAGACCAGTACGTGAGCTCTTACGAGAGCCATCGAAAATTCCTCCCTTCGACCTATGCTTCTTTGTTGGGGATCTTAGCTACCACAAGATCCTCAACCACAACGCCGTTGATGAGATGGTCCGCGATGATACGCGGGACATCAGTCGGGCTGACGGGGCCGTAGGTGACTCTGTCTTCGCCGGGGCGTACTATGTCGAGAAGGGGCTCCTTCTGGCACATGCCGATGCAGCCGGTCTGAAGGACCGCCACATCGTGAATGTTGCGCTTCGCGAGCTCTTCGAGGACCGCCGTCATTACCGCGCGCGCTCCGGCGGCGATGCCGCAGGTGCCCATGCCGATGATGACCTGTTTCTCATTGAGCTTTCTCGTCTCTGTCTGCTTCTTTGCCTCTGCCTTTATTTTACGAAGATCTTCAAGACTTTTGATAGCCATTTTATGTTCCTCCCTTTCCCTATGCGTACTTATCCAGGATCGGTCCGACCGATTCGGGCGTAAGTCTGCCGTGCGTGTCGTCATTTACCATGAAGACAGGCGCAAGGCCGCATGCGCCGATACAGGCCACCGTCTCAAGCGTGAACTTGAGGTCCGGCGTCGTCGCCTGGCCCTCTTTGAGGCCAAGCTTTTCACGAATGGCGTTCAGGACGCCCTTCGCTCCGCGGACGTGGCACGCCGTTCCCTGACAGGACCTGACGATGTTCTTTCCGCGCGGCTCGAGATGGAACTGAGCGTAGAAGGTCACCACGCCGAATATCTGGCTGATGGGGACCCCTAGCTTATCGCTGATTTCGATCAGGACCTCTTTCGGCAGATAGCCGAAGATGTCCTGTGCCTGCTGAAGCACGGGAATGACGCTTCCCTTAGTGCCGCGGTATTTGCCGAGGAGCTCAGCCAACTGCTCCCACTGCTTTTCCGACGCTTTCTCCACCATAAAACGCACCCTCCTTAATTGTCTCCTTTTCAGGCCCTCCCGCCTGAAAAGATGAAAATGTAACCCAATAGAAAAAGTTACAGGTCATTCCGCACGCCTCAAAAACGCTCCAAATGAGACACTCTATATTGGCAATCGTGCTGTGCGAGACAGCACTTGCGAAAAAGTACACAAAGCATGATTATTATAGCCCCTTGACGATAGTAACCGCAACCGAGAATTCCTTTTTTCAGACAATTTAATTTATATTTGCGCTTTTTTGTCTGCTTTTGTTTTCGGGGTATTCAGTTAAAACTCCTTGAATTCTTAAAAATTTCTTAATCGCCGCCAATGTTTGGCGAAGCCGCCGGTCCATTCAACAGATCAACGCTCTTTTTTTAAAAAATTGCAAGTTTGTTGCGAATAAATCCATTCTCTTTATTAAAGATTAATAAAAACGTATAATAAGCTTTAATCATCTTCGTTCGGAGGAAAAAAGGAATGTCTTTTTCAGACATAGAGATAAAATATTTGGCGCGCGGGCTCGCCGTCCCCCGGGAGGGAGAAAAAGTGACGCCGGAGGAGCAAAGATAATGCCGGCGGCGGTGATAAACGGCAAAGAGGTATCTTTCGAGCCCGAAATGACGATATTACAGGCGGCGGAGCGCGCCGGGGCCATCATCCCAACGCTTTGCCACCACCCGGCGCTTGAAACATTCGGAGGCTGCCGCGTATGCCTTGTGGAGGTGAAGGGATATTCCAAGCTCGTCCCCGCCTGCGCGACTCCCATATCGGAGGGCATGGAGGTCGTGACCGAGAGCCCGCTCCTGCGCGAAACGCGGCGCGCCATTGTGGAGCTGATGCTGCTGCGCCATCCGTTTGAATGCCTTTACTGCCACGCGAACGGCCGCTGCGAATTACAGCGGCTCGTCTATAATCTTGGAATAAAGCGGGAGTCGTTCCCCTGGCGCGGAGACCCATCCCCGACGCCGCATCCCGTCGACGAATCCAACCAGTTCTTTATCCGCGAACCGGATAAATGCGTGCTGTGCGGCCGCTGCGTGCGCGTCTGCGAAAGCCACGCGCAATACCGCGCCATCGACTTCCTGAATCGCGGCATCGATACCGTGATACAGCGCCCCGCCGATTTCGGCGTCGAGGCCTCCGACTGCAAGTTCTGCGGGCAGTGCGTCGCCGTATGCCCCGTCGGGGCACTCTCCGACCGCGCCGCGCTCGGCGGCGGCCTCGCGGCGGAGATGAAGCGCGTAAAGACGGTCTGCCCATACTGCGGCGTCGGCTGCGCCGTCGTCGTTGAGGTAAACCGGCAGGGAAGGGTGGCGAACGTGACCACCGACCACACCGACATGAGCTCTCTCAATCAGGGAAGAAGCTGCGTCAAGGGACGCTTCGGCTGGGAATTTGTCAACAGCCCCGACCGCCTGACGACGCCGCTTATAAAGGAAGGGGGGGAGTTCCGCGCCGCCTCGTGGGATGAGGCGCTTGACCGCGTCGCGGAGGGGCTGCGCCGCAACATGGGACGCGCGGGATTTTTCACCTCGGCCCGCTGTACGAACGAGGAAAATTATCTGATGCAGCGTTTCGCGCGCGAGGTGATGTCCACAAACAACGTGGACCACTGCGCCCACCTCTGACACTCCGCCACGGTAGCGGGTCTCGGCGAGACCTTCGGAAGCGGAGCGATGACTAACGACTATGAATCGATAAAACAGGCCGATACTATCATGGTGATCGGCTCCAACACGACGGAGGCGCATCCCGTCATCGGCGCGATGATCAAGGAGCGGGTGCGCGGCGGAGCGAAACTCATCGTCTGCGACCCCAGGCTTATCGAGCTGCACCGGTACGCCGACGCCTCGGTGCGCCAGCGGAGCGGCTCGGACGTCGCGCTGGTCAACGCGATGATGCATGTGATATTAAAGGAAGGGCTTCACGACGAGGCCTTCATCGCGGCGCGCGTCGAGAATTTTGAGGCGCTCAGGGCCGCGGTCGAAAGATACTCCCCCGAATACGCGCGGGAGATCACGGGCGTGCCCGCGGAGACGATCGTCAAGGCGGCGCGCCTGTACGGCGGAGCGAAGAACGCCGCCATCTTCTATACGATGGGCATCACGCAGCACGTAACGGGGACAAACAACGTACGCAGCCTTTGCAACCTCGCGCTGCTCTGCGGCAACCTCGGCCGCCCAGGCACGGGGGTCAATCCGCTGCGCGGCCAGAATAACGTGCAGGGGGCCTGCGACATGGGATGTCTGCCCGCCACGCTGCCGGGATATCTCAAGGCGGATACGGAGGCCGCCGCCGAAAAGGCGCGCGCCTATTGGGGATGCGAACTTCCCTCCGAGGCCGGGCTCACCGTCGCCGCGATGATGGAGGCGGCCTCGGGGGGAAAGATCGGCGCGCTCTTCATCATGGGGGAAAACCCCGCCGTCACCGACGCCGACACCGGCCACGCCGTCCATACGCTGAAGGATCTCGACTTCCTCGCTGTGCAGGATATCTTCCTCACCGAGACGGCCCGGCTCGCGGATGTCGTGCTGCCCGCCGCCTGCTGGCCCGAAAAAGAGGGCACCTGTACCAACACCACGCGCGCCGTACAGCTGCTGCGCAAAGCCAGCGACGCCCCCGGCGAGGCGCGCGACGACTGGCGCACCTTCGTCGGGCTCGCCCGGCGTTTCGGCCATGAGTGGCGCTTCGACAGCCCGAAAGATATATTCGAGGAGATAAGAAAACTCAATCCCGCCTACGCCGGCATGAGCTACGAGCGGCTCGAAAAGGGCTATTTGCAGTGGCCCTGCCCCGATGAGGACCACCCGGGGACGCCGATCCTGCATAAGGATAAGTTCGCGCGCGCGGGCGGCAAGGCGGCCTTTTCGCCCTGCGAATGGCGCGCGCCGCACGAATGGCCGGACGGGGAATATCCGCTTATAGCGACGACGGGACGCAGCCTCTTCCACTATCATTCAGGGAGCATGACGCGGCGCGGCGCGCCCGGACGCCACCTCAAAGAGCTCTACATCGAGATCAACCCGGCGGACGCGGAAAAACTCCCGCTCGCCGAGGGGGAGACGCTCACGGTGACCTCGCGCCGCGGCTCCGTCTCGGGACGCGCGAGGGTCACGGAAAAGGTGCCATCGGGAATGGTCTTTCTGCCATTCCACTTCGCCGAGGCCCCGGCCAACCTGCTGACGGCGGCGGTCTGGGACCCCACCTCCGAAACGCCGGGCTTCAAGGTGAGCGCCGTGAGGCTCTCGAAGGGATAGCGCCGTGCCGGATCGTATCGGATCATCGCTGCTGCTGCTCGCCGGAGGGCTCGGCAGCCGGATGTGGGGAAAGAACAAGCTATATCTCGAGTTAAGCGGCGCGCCGCTGCTCGGGCACATCCTGGCGCGCCTCGCGCCGCTCTTCGACGAAACGCTGCTGCTCGCGGCCCAGGGCGGCGCGCGGGAGGCGCGCGAGCGGCTTGGACCGCTGCTCGACAGATGGGACGTCCGCGTAACGGAGGACCGCGCCGCGGGGCGCGGCCCCCTTGAGGGGCTCTGCCGGGGCCTGGCTGAAATGAACGGAGAATGGGGCTTCCTCCTCGGCTGCGACATGCCGGGCGTCGACGAAGCGGTGCTGCGCGGCATGGCCTCGCTGCGCGCGGAGGAGACCGACATCGTGGCGGCGGAGATCGGCGGTTATCTGGAGCCGCTCCACGCCTTCTACAGCCGCCGCTGCCTGCCGCGCGCCGAGGCCGCGCTCGCGGGATGCGGACGGATAAGAAGTTTCTACCGCGAATCACGCCTCACGATCGTAAACGAGGAATCGCTCTCACGTTTCTCAAAAGACTACAGAGGGTCGTTTACAAACCTCAACACTCCCGGCGATCTGTCCATGTTGATGCGCTCATAAGCGGCAAAATATTGACGGCCTAGTCCGCGGGCGACTGGCCGCCGGCGGCGTCGCCGGCCGGCTTTGTTCCGGCAATATCCGCGCGTCCGTCATTATACATCCGCACCGGCGACGGTATCCTCCGGGCAGGGCTGCCCACCCAGGTACCGCCGGGACCGATGTCTTTTATAACGGCGCTGCCTATGCCGACGGCGGAGTTTTCGGCGATCGCCGTGTAAGGCCGGACGAGAGAGCCGATGCCGAGAAAGACGCCGTCCGCAATCGTAACGTTATCACCGGCTGCGCTTCTCGGAGCCGCGTGGCAGTAATCGCCGACCTTCGTATCGTGGCCGATGTAGCAGCCCGAGTTGACGATGCTATGGCGGCCTATCACCGCGTCTGGCTCGATGATGCAGCCGGCCATGACGATCGTGCCCTCGCCGATGCGCACGGAGCTGTCAACCTCGCTCTTCGGATGAATGACGACGGGCCAGCAGACATTTTTAAACTTCTCACAGATGGCGCGGCGCACGCCGTTGTCCCCGATCGCGAGAACGGCCATCGTCTCCGCGGTGTCGGGCATTTTTGAGACAGGGCCGTAAATTGGCAGACACCAAAGGGTTTGCCCCCATAGCTCCTGGTCGTCGTCGTAAATTCCCATACATTCAAAACCGCACGCCACAAGCGCCGAAAGAACAACCTTGGCGTGGTTGCCGGCGCCGATAAGAAAAACGCGGGACTTCTTTTCCATGTCATTCCAACCTTTCCATTTTTATTTGTCCGCCCCGCCTAGACGGGGCGGAGACTGTCGTATACGGCTCTTAGTCCTTTTTTCGGGCGGCCGCGGCCATCGTTTTTTCCGCCTCGTCCAGCGGCTGCCAGCCGCCTCCGAGCGCTTTGAAGAGCCGGACGGCGTTTGTCGATATCTGGCCTCTGCTTATCGTGTATTCTTCGGAGAGCGCCGTCAGCGAGCGCTGCGCGTTGATGACGTTCGTGAAATCGACGAGGCCGTTCGCGTATTTGTCGTTCGCCATGTCAAGCGCCGCCTGCGCCGCTTCCATGCCGCGTTTGAGCGAAGCGTTCCTGTCATATTCCTGCACGTTCGCGGAGAGCGCGTCCCTCACTTCGCCGACGGCCTGCAGCACCGTCTGTTCATAACTGTTGAGCAGCTGTTCGGCGACGGCGCCCTGCACTTTAATGTTTTTCCTGATCGCGCCGGCGTGGAAGATGGGCCAGCTTATCTGCGGCATAAAGCCGTAAAGTTTGGCGGGGCCTTCAAATAGGCTTCCCCAGCCGCCGGCTTCGGTGCCGATCGAGCCCGTCAAATAAAATTTGGGCCACAGGTCGGCCTGCGCAGACTTTTTGCGCGCGAGCTGCGCTACGAGCAGGCGCTCCGCACGGAGGATGTCGGGACGCTGGCGGATGGCGTTTGCCGGGATGCCGATATATTCTCTGCTTTCAAGAACGGGGATCGGCCCCTTTGCGGAAAGTTCCGCTTCCAGCGTCCCCGGCAGTTCGCCCGTGAGGATGGCGAGCGCGTTTTTTGTCTGTTCGAGCGCGGCTTCGATGTTCGGGATCATGGCTTTTGTCTGTTCCATCGTGTACTGCGCCTGTTTCAGAGTGAGGGAATCGGCAAGGCCGGAGTTTGTTTTCGACAGCTGTATCTCAACGGTGTCGTTCTGCAGCCCGAGGTTGTAATTCGCGATATCCAGGCGCTCCTGCAGCGTGCGCAGCGAGATGTAGTTTATCGCGACCTCCGAGGCGAGCGAGGTCCACGTCGAGTATAGCGCCGCGTACTGCACCTCAAGCGTCGCCCTCTGTGCTTTGACCTTCTCGCGCCGGCCGCCGAAGACGTCTATCTCCCACGAGGCGTCGACACCGAGGCGATAGAGACTGCCGCTGCTGCCCGTGCCTCCGGCTGCGGCCGGCGTGCGGCTGTTGTTCCAGAAGTTTGCGGTGTCGAGCCACGGAAGGAGCGCGGCCCGGCTGATGCCGAGCGCGGCGCGCGCCTCCGTCACCTTTGCCCGCGCCGCGGCGAGGTCTCTGTTTTTCTCAAGAGATCTCTTGATCAGCGAGGTCATCGTCGGGTCGCCGAAAGAATCCCACCAGCTTGCGAGCCTTTCCGGCGTGAGCGCCTCAGACGTGTCGGATGATATGGCCGCCACGGGGTATGCCCGCGCGAGCTCCGTCCACGCGCTTTCCGCGAGCTTCCTGTCGGCGGAGGCCAAAGCGGCGTCCGTCTTCTGCGCGGCGCAGGCCGCCGAGGAGGCAAAAGCCGCCAGCGCCGCGGCCGCCGCGCATCCGCGAAGAATATTTATCGTTTTCATTGTGCCGCCCTCGCTTTCCTGCCCATAGCTTTGATGCGCCGCTTCACCTTTTCACGTATCCTCTGGAAGAATACGTAGAGCGCCGGAATGAGGAAGATGCCGAAGATCGTGGCCGCGTTCATTCCAAAGAACATCGTCGTGCCGACCGCCTTGCGGCTCGCGGCTCCCGCGCCGGAGGCGAAGAGCATGGGGAGCACGCCGAGGACGCAGGTGAAGGCCGTCATGAGCACCGCGCGGAAACGTTCGCTCGCGGCGCGCGCGGCCGCCTGGATCAGCGGCAGTCCGTGTTCCTCGCGCTGCTCTTTGGCAAACTCGACGATAAGTATCGCGTTCTTCGCGGCGAGACCCACCAGCAGCAGTATCCCCAGCTGGGCGTAAATGGAAAGCGAAAGCCCCATCACCCAGAGCCCGGCGAGCGCGCCAAGCATGGCGACCGGCAGCGAGAGTATGACCGGCACCGGTACCGACCAGCTTTCATACTGCGCGACGAGGAAGAGGTAGGCGAAGATGAGCGCGATCACGAGAACGACCACCACGCTGCTGCCGGATTCCTGTTCCTGATAGGTCATGCCGGACCATTCGTAGCCGTAGCCGCGGGGCAGCGCCGCTTTCGCTATTTCCGCCACGCGCGCTATTCCCTGTCCCGTCGAATAGCCGGGGTTCATAACGACCGTTATGCCGGCGCTGGGGAAGAGGTTGTAGCGGTCGAGCGTGCGCGGGGCCAGCGTTTTGCGCGCCGCGGCCAGGCTCTGCATCGGCGTCTGCCCGCCGTCGCTGTTGCGCACGAAGATGCCGCCGATGCTGTCCGCGCTGTTTCTATAGCTCCACTCGGACTGGAGCATGACCTTATTGACCTGCGTGCCGATATTTATGTCGTTGATGTACGCCACGCCGAAATATGTCTGCAGCGTTGAGAAGATGGAGCTTACCGGAACGCCCATCATCTCGGCCTTCTGGCGGTCGATGTTGAGGAATAGGTGCGGCGTGTCGGCGGAGTAGGTGCTGAAGGCGTAGAGGAACTCCGGCGCCTGGTTCAGCGCGGCGAGAAGTCCCTGCATCACCGACGCGAGCCTTTCAGGGTCGTTTTCCTCGCGCGACTGCAGCCTCAAGTCAAGGCCGGAGGCCATGCCGAGCCCCATTATCGCCGGCGGCGTGAAGATGTTCGCCGCGGCTTCGGGATACTCCGCGGCTATCTTTTTGATCTCGTCGGCTATCGTCAAAAGCTGCGTCTCTTTTGTCTTCCGTTCGTCCCAATGTTTCAGCGGAACGAGCAGCGAGGCGACGTTTTCGCCGTAACCTCCCATGATGTTGACTCCGTTGATGCTGGAAACGCTCTCTACCCCCGCGAGCTTTGAGACCTCGGCCCCCATGGAGCGGGTCACCCTTTCCGTACTCGTAAGGGGAGAGCCCTCCGGCAGCTGTATGGTGGAAAAGACGACGCCCTGGTCCTCGTCTGGGATAAACGACGAGGGCATAGTTTTACCCAGGGCCCAGCAGCCGGCGATCATCAGCGCGAAGATGCCGAAGGTGACGAGCGTGCGCCGCGCAAGCCAGACGGAGCCCGTGACATAGCCGCGCGTGGATTTCGCGAGCGTGATGTTGAACCATTTGAGCGGCCCTCTCTCCGCCGGTCTCACGCTGCGCAGTATATGCGCGCACATCGCCGGCGACAGCGTGAGCGCCACCACGAGCGAGAAGCATACGGCAAAGGATATCGTCACGGCGAACTGCTTGTATATCTGCCCGGTGATCCCGCTCATGAATCCCACCGGCACGAATATCGCGAGAAACACGAGCGTCGTCGCGCACATCGGGCCGGTAACGTCGCCCATCGCCTGAAGCGTCGCCTCCTCCGGCGAACAGCCGTCCCTGTCCATAACGAAGAGCACGCGCTCGACGACGACGATCGCGTTGTCGACGACGGTCCCGATCACAAGCACCAGGCCGAACAGCGACAGGATGTTGATACTGTACCCCATAGCCGCGAGCCCCGCGAAGGTAGCCAGCAGGGAGATGGGTATGGCCGCCACGGGGACGAGCGTTACGCGCCAGTCCTGAAGGAAGAGGTAGCAGACGATGACGACGAGCATGAAGGTGAGAATGAGCGTCGTCAATATTTCGTTGATCGTTGCCTTTACATAGTCGGTAGAGTCGCGCAGCACGACGAA
The window above is part of the Cloacibacillus evryensis DSM 19522 genome. Proteins encoded here:
- a CDS encoding NADH-dependent [FeFe] hydrogenase, group A6 translates to MELVKVTIDGITVEVPSDFTVIEAAAKAGIRIPQLCYHPELSKEGACRVCVVEIVGGRGLGAACVYPVADGMVVHTNTPKVRETRKAVVELLLANHPQDCLFCQKNQDCELQQTAADLGIREVPYKGATRSAVKDESNPSLVRDPNKCILCGRCIRACHERQGLDVYGFVNRGFKTIVEPAFGYGLDKVACTYCGQCAAVCPTAAICERDDTEKVFAALADPKKYTIVQTAPATRVALGEALGLPAGEIVTGKMVAALRRLGFDKVFDTDFSADLTIMEEGHEFLDRVVNGGVLPMITSCSPGWINFIEIKYPDLLPHLSTAKSPQGMFGALAKTYWPETQGIPVEDIYSVSIMPCTAKKAECVRPQLQSNPGIPDVDTVLTTRELARMIKNAGIDFKNLPEEDYDSPLGSSTGAAVIFGVTGGVMEAALRTVYAVLNEGKDIPGIIFQPVRGMEGIKEASVDVPVGGQTVTVKLAVAHTLKNAKILMDKIRAGEADYHFIEVMACPGGCIGGGGQPQPVNAEIRAARTAAVYREDECKTLRQSHKNPDIVALYEKWLGKPLGEKSHHLLHTHYSAQPREI
- the nuoF gene encoding NADH-quinone oxidoreductase subunit NuoF gives rise to the protein MALVRAHVLVCTGTGCVSSGSRKVIAKLEEELKANGLDKEVKIVETGCQGFCEQGPLVIIYPEGTFYTHVQEADVPEIVSEHLIKGRIVNRLLFKEPLTSQSVPDYADIDFYKKQHRLVLKNCGHINPDSLEEYIGADGYEGLAKVLLTMTPEQVVEEMKKTGLRGRGGGGFPTGMKWGFCQKSPGPKKYIICNADEGDPGAFMDRSLLEGDPHAILEGMIIGAYAIGADEGYIYCRAEYPLAIKRLKQAIAQAEEAGLLGNKILGTDFSCTIHIKEGAGAFVCGEETALMASIEGKRGMPRPRPPFPAIKGLWEKPSNINNVETFANIPYIFRVGAEEYAKLGTEKSKGTKVFALTGKINNTGLAEVPMGITMREIIFEIGGGILGGKKFKAVQIGGPSGGCIPEQLLDTPIDYDSLIAAGAMMGSGGLVVMDEETCMVDVAKFFLNFTQSESCGKCTPCREGTKRMLEMLEKITDGKGEEGDIEKLEKLAASVKAGALCALGQTAPNPILSTLRYFRDEYEAHIKEKRCPAGQCHHLLSYKITDACKGCGLCAKNCPVDAISGEPKQKYVIDAAKCIKCGVCMTKCPFKAIVRG
- a CDS encoding (2Fe-2S) ferredoxin domain-containing protein, with the translated sequence MAIKSLEDLRKIKAEAKKQTETRKLNEKQVIIGMGTCGIAAGARAVMTAVLEELAKRNIHDVAVLQTGCIGMCQKEPLLDIVRPGEDRVTYGPVSPTDVPRIIADHLINGVVVEDLVVAKIPNKEA
- the nuoE gene encoding NADH-quinone oxidoreductase subunit NuoE codes for the protein MVEKASEKQWEQLAELLGKYRGTKGSVIPVLQQAQDIFGYLPKEVLIEISDKLGVPISQIFGVVTFYAQFHLEPRGKNIVRSCQGTACHVRGAKGVLNAIREKLGLKEGQATTPDLKFTLETVACIGACGLAPVFMVNDDTHGRLTPESVGPILDKYA
- the fdhF gene encoding formate dehydrogenase subunit alpha; amino-acid sequence: MPAAVINGKEVSFEPEMTILQAAERAGAIIPTLCHHPALETFGGCRVCLVEVKGYSKLVPACATPISEGMEVVTESPLLRETRRAIVELMLLRHPFECLYCHANGRCELQRLVYNLGIKRESFPWRGDPSPTPHPVDESNQFFIREPDKCVLCGRCVRVCESHAQYRAIDFLNRGIDTVIQRPADFGVEASDCKFCGQCVAVCPVGALSDRAALGGGLAAEMKRVKTVCPYCGVGCAVVVEVNRQGRVANVTTDHTDMSSLNQGRSCVKGRFGWEFVNSPDRLTTPLIKEGGEFRAASWDEALDRVAEGLRRNMGRAGFFTSARCTNEENYLMQRFAREVMSTNNVDHCAHLUHSATVAGLGETFGSGAMTNDYESIKQADTIMVIGSNTTEAHPVIGAMIKERVRGGAKLIVCDPRLIELHRYADASVRQRSGSDVALVNAMMHVILKEGLHDEAFIAARVENFEALRAAVERYSPEYAREITGVPAETIVKAARLYGGAKNAAIFYTMGITQHVTGTNNVRSLCNLALLCGNLGRPGTGVNPLRGQNNVQGACDMGCLPATLPGYLKADTEAAAEKARAYWGCELPSEAGLTVAAMMEAASGGKIGALFIMGENPAVTDADTGHAVHTLKDLDFLAVQDIFLTETARLADVVLPAACWPEKEGTCTNTTRAVQLLRKASDAPGEARDDWRTFVGLARRFGHEWRFDSPKDIFEEIRKLNPAYAGMSYERLEKGYLQWPCPDEDHPGTPILHKDKFARAGGKAAFSPCEWRAPHEWPDGEYPLIATTGRSLFHYHSGSMTRRGAPGRHLKELYIEINPADAEKLPLAEGETLTVTSRRGSVSGRARVTEKVPSGMVFLPFHFAEAPANLLTAAVWDPTSETPGFKVSAVRLSKG
- the mobA gene encoding molybdenum cofactor guanylyltransferase → MPDRIGSSLLLLAGGLGSRMWGKNKLYLELSGAPLLGHILARLAPLFDETLLLAAQGGAREARERLGPLLDRWDVRVTEDRAAGRGPLEGLCRGLAEMNGEWGFLLGCDMPGVDEAVLRGMASLRAEETDIVAAEIGGYLEPLHAFYSRRCLPRAEAALAGCGRIRSFYRESRLTIVNEESLSRFSKDYRGSFTNLNTPGDLSMLMRS
- a CDS encoding acetyltransferase, translated to MEKKSRVFLIGAGNHAKVVLSALVACGFECMGIYDDDQELWGQTLWCLPIYGPVSKMPDTAETMAVLAIGDNGVRRAICEKFKNVCWPVVIHPKSEVDSSVRIGEGTIVMAGCIIEPDAVIGRHSIVNSGCYIGHDTKVGDYCHAAPRSAAGDNVTIADGVFLGIGSLVRPYTAIAENSAVGIGSAVIKDIGPGGTWVGSPARRIPSPVRMYNDGRADIAGTKPAGDAAGGQSPAD
- a CDS encoding efflux transporter outer membrane subunit, coding for MKTINILRGCAAAAALAAFASSAACAAQKTDAALASADRKLAESAWTELARAYPVAAISSDTSEALTPERLASWWDSFGDPTMTSLIKRSLEKNRDLAAARAKVTEARAALGISRAALLPWLDTANFWNNSRTPAAAGGTGSSGSLYRLGVDASWEIDVFGGRREKVKAQRATLEVQYAALYSTWTSLASEVAINYISLRTLQERLDIANYNLGLQNDTVEIQLSKTNSGLADSLTLKQAQYTMEQTKAMIPNIEAALEQTKNALAILTGELPGTLEAELSAKGPIPVLESREYIGIPANAIRQRPDILRAERLLVAQLARKKSAQADLWPKFYLTGSIGTEAGGWGSLFEGPAKLYGFMPQISWPIFHAGAIRKNIKVQGAVAEQLLNSYEQTVLQAVGEVRDALSANVQEYDRNASLKRGMEAAQAALDMANDKYANGLVDFTNVINAQRSLTALSEEYTISRGQISTNAVRLFKALGGGWQPLDEAEKTMAAAARKKD